The bacterium sequence ATCTGCCCAAAACTTTATATTGCTTGTGGTATCTCCGGAGCTATTCAACACTTAGTTGGAATGCAAACTTCAGATTGTATTGTGGCTATAAATAAAGATAAAGACGCCCCTATCTTTGATGTCGCCAGCTATGGAATCGTGGGTAACCTATTTGAAATACTTCCGGTTTTAATTGAAGAATTTAAAAAAAATCTGTAACCGTTCAGGTAGTCCTTTACCGCAGAGACGCAGAGGAACAGAGAAAACATAGAAATAAAGTAACTATTCAGCCACTGATTAACACGGATTAGCACGGATAAAAAATAAAATCAGTGTTTCATCTGTGTCCATCTGTGGCTGAATAGTTATCAATAAATTTTAATTTTTTCTCTGCGTCTCTGTGTCTCTGCGGTGAACGGTTACGGCGAGGGATTAAGAAAAACAGAAAATAGCAGGCAGATATAATTCTGACTACTAACTACTGTCTACTGACTACTATATTTAGTGAGGTAAGGAAAAATGATTCATAAAGAAGATTCAATCTTAATTAATCAGAATATAATTGCAACCTTTAAAGTCGCTAAAGATATTGAAAGACTCTCAAGTTTTATCCCGGAATATAAACAGGTGAAAATTATAAGTAAAGAAAACAATAAAATGGTGCTTGAGGCAAAAATTAAAATCTTTGGATTTGTGCCAATTACCTATATATCTACCGGGCTAATTACGGAAAATAAATCAATCAAGTATGAACAGATTAAAGGACCTTTAAAGGGTTTGCAGACAGAATGGAAATTTGAAGAAATAGGAAATGCAACTAAACTAACTATAATCCATGATATTGATATAAAAATACATAGAATAGAAAAGTTGATTTATAATTTATGTATTAAAAAACTTGCTAATGAAGTATTAGTAAGTATGAAAAAAGAATTAGAAAGGGGTGATTTAAAATGAATTTTACCTTTATCTATGTTGCCTTCCTCATTATATCAACTGTATATCGGTTGAGGAGAATAACCAAATCATATGCTGAAGAACCAAGACCAGGTAAGGTTTATATGCCGATAAGTTATGCTATCTTACTTCTCCTTTACCTTTTAATCTGGACCGGTTCTGTGGTCGAATATTTTTATCTCCATATTCAGAAGGTTAATTTAATAATTAGTGGGATTGGTTTTTTAATGTATGTCAGTGTGATTCCATTACGCGATTATGCCGCACAAACCCTGGGTAAATATTTAAGTCCGGATATTAAAATTGTAGAAGGGCATAAATTAATTAAGGAAGGACTTTATAAATACATAAGACATCCCCTGGCACTATCTGCTATCATTGAGGTTGTTGGCATTACCCTTATTCCCAATTCTTACTATTCATTTCTTGCCGCCTTATTTATCTTTCTCCCATATATGCTTTTCAGAATCCACTTAGAAGAAAAAGCATTGACTGAAAAATTTGGTCAAGAATATATTGATTACAAAAAAGAAGTGTCGGCATTTTTACCTTTTAAAAAGAGGATTTCAAAATGACTTTTTATCCAATTACATTAGGTTTGGTTAGCTTCATCAATCTATTTTTAGCTCTATTTGTTTTTACTAAAAATGTTCAATCTGAGAAAAATAAGTCATTTGCCTTCTTTGAAACCTGCCTTGCTGTCTGGGGTAGTGGGATGTTGATTATGACCGTTGCTAAAGATAAAGAAACAGCAATGTTGGGTGTAACTATTCTCCATCTTGGGCTTTTGTTTAGCTTTTCAAGCTTTCTTAATTTTGTCTTAGCCATTACAGATGACCAGACTAATCTAAATAGAAAGATATGTTTTCTCGCCTACCTCTTAGGTCTATTTTTTAACATTATTGATAAAATACCTCTGTTGGCGGTAGTTTCGGATGTAACTATTACCTTTGGGACTTACCAACCTATTACCGGACCATCAGGACCTCTTTTCAACCTGATGTTTCTCTCCTTTATGTCTTATGCAATTTTACTCCTCTACAAAAAATATAGAAAAACAGACTCATTCTTAGAAAAGAATCGTCTAAAATACATCTTTTTTGGTATGGTAGTGGTAATATTAAGTAGTCTATCTAATATCCTTTTAGTTATGGGAATAAAGATATATCCTCTGGCTCATCTGGGGCTTACCATTTATGCCTTAATGGTTACATATAGTATTGTTAAATATCGATTAATGGACATTACCATTATCATTCAGAAAGGACTTATCTATTCATTACTAACGGCATTAGTTACCGCTATCTGGCTATTAGCCATATTTACCTTTGAAGTGCTTTTGCACTTTGAGACACTCTCTGCTCGAATACTGACGATAATTATTATCATCCTTATATTTCAACCCGTAAGAGAAAAAATCCAGCTAATTGTAGATAAGATGTTTTATCGGGAAAGACATGACCTGCAAGAACTCTTAAAAAAAGTAACCGGGGAAATATCTACAATTATTAGCCGCGATACCTTGATGTCATCAATACTTAATACAATTAACCATACCCTTCACCCTGTCTTTGTCCAGTTATTACTTTTAGAGGAATCTGAAAGGGTCTATAAACCAGAATTTGGACTCGGTGAGAACGATAAATCTATTATTATACAACAGGATGAGCCTATCGTGGCGTGGTTTAAGAATGAAAAAAGGGAATTATTACAGGAAGAGGTAAGGGAGAATCCTGAATTTAACGGGATGAGGGCAGTAGTAACCCAGGCTATTGAAAGATTTAAAGCAATTGTTTCTATCCCAATTATTTTTAAAGAAAACTTAATTGGGATATTAAATTTAGGGCCGAAATTAAGTCAGACACCATATAATCAAGATGAATTGACCTTTCTTACTACCTTATGTAATGAGGTTGCGGTTGCCTTAGAAAATACAAAACTATATACTGACCTTCAAAAAGAGACTATAAAACTACAAAATTTAACCCAGGACCTAAAAATAGCCAATAAATCTAAATCTGCCTTTTTGAATATTGTTTCCCATGAATTACGCACTCCACTAACGGTAATTATGGGTTATGCGAGTTTGTTGTCTAATAAAGCCCTCGGTGAAATCACAACAGAGCAAGAAAAATCTGTTAAAATTATGCTGGACAAATGCAGACACCTGAATGAACTAATCGGTGATATCTTAGACCTGTCTAAAATCGAACGAGGGAAAAAATATGAATTAAAAAAACAGCCTGTTGACTTTAGAAAGATAATCGAAGAAACTGTATTGATTTTTACCCCATCTGCCAGGGAAAAACAAATCTCTATTCAGACAGAAGTAGCCCCCAATATCCCTGTAGTGTGGTATGACCCGGAGATAGCAAAGGAGATTTTTAGTAAATTGGTCGATAATGCAATAAAATTTACACCCGCTATGGGGAAAATAACCATCAGATTTGAAGATAAAGATAATTATTTGCAAGGTTGTGTAGAAGATACGGGAATTGGGATTAAACCCGAAAATCTCAATAAGATATTTGAACG is a genomic window containing:
- a CDS encoding SRPBCC family protein, whose translation is MIHKEDSILINQNIIATFKVAKDIERLSSFIPEYKQVKIISKENNKMVLEAKIKIFGFVPITYISTGLITENKSIKYEQIKGPLKGLQTEWKFEEIGNATKLTIIHDIDIKIHRIEKLIYNLCIKKLANEVLVSMKKELERGDLK
- a CDS encoding isoprenylcysteine carboxylmethyltransferase family protein; this encodes MNFTFIYVAFLIISTVYRLRRITKSYAEEPRPGKVYMPISYAILLLLYLLIWTGSVVEYFYLHIQKVNLIISGIGFLMYVSVIPLRDYAAQTLGKYLSPDIKIVEGHKLIKEGLYKYIRHPLALSAIIEVVGITLIPNSYYSFLAALFIFLPYMLFRIHLEEKALTEKFGQEYIDYKKEVSAFLPFKKRISK
- a CDS encoding ATP-binding protein translates to MTFYPITLGLVSFINLFLALFVFTKNVQSEKNKSFAFFETCLAVWGSGMLIMTVAKDKETAMLGVTILHLGLLFSFSSFLNFVLAITDDQTNLNRKICFLAYLLGLFFNIIDKIPLLAVVSDVTITFGTYQPITGPSGPLFNLMFLSFMSYAILLLYKKYRKTDSFLEKNRLKYIFFGMVVVILSSLSNILLVMGIKIYPLAHLGLTIYALMVTYSIVKYRLMDITIIIQKGLIYSLLTALVTAIWLLAIFTFEVLLHFETLSARILTIIIIILIFQPVREKIQLIVDKMFYRERHDLQELLKKVTGEISTIISRDTLMSSILNTINHTLHPVFVQLLLLEESERVYKPEFGLGENDKSIIIQQDEPIVAWFKNEKRELLQEEVRENPEFNGMRAVVTQAIERFKAIVSIPIIFKENLIGILNLGPKLSQTPYNQDELTFLTTLCNEVAVALENTKLYTDLQKETIKLQNLTQDLKIANKSKSAFLNIVSHELRTPLTVIMGYASLLSNKALGEITTEQEKSVKIMLDKCRHLNELIGDILDLSKIERGKKYELKKQPVDFRKIIEETVLIFTPSAREKQISIQTEVAPNIPVVWYDPEIAKEIFSKLVDNAIKFTPAMGKITIRFEDKDNYLQGCVEDTGIGIKPENLNKIFERFYQVDMSDTRKYEGTGLGLSIVKEVLEDSGGSIKVESQEDIGSKFIFTIPREEVPEEELPKIKLKGKIPSETKILMADEDYDNLKLAELYLKTNGYKIDIVQDGLEALKMLDKEKPNLVIVSLKLPKINGYNIVHILREHKETKDIPLIMLVPLAEEENLPTIYKAGATTHLFKPFDFKNLMEKVAEFC